DNA from Dehalobacter sp. 12DCB1:
ATCATTATAGGTACAGTGATTGTAGCTGTCAGCATTAATACATTGATCCTGCCTAACCAAATTGCTGACGGCGGAGTAACCGGAATCGCGATTCTGTTGCATTACCTGTTTCAATGGAATATTAGTATTCTGGTGGCACTTCTGAATATTCCATTATTCATTCTCGGTTACAAGTCAGTCGGCAGACAATTGTTTTATTGGAGTATACTTGGTGTGGGGACATTATCTGCTGCGCTGAAGTTTACAGATGTTTTGTCTCCGATAACAACAGATACGCTGTTGGCCTCTATTTTCGGGGGCGTCGTATCCGGTATCGGAATGGGCATCATCTTTCGCTGTCGCGGTTCATTAGGCGGTACCGATATCCTGGCGATCGTGTTGAATAAAAGAATCCAATTTAGTGTCGGACAGATCATCTTAATTCTCGACGCGGTTGTCTTTATCGGAGCTGCACTGATCTTTAGCCCGGAAATGGCCATGTATGCGATGATTTATATGTTTATCGCTACCAAAGTGATAGATCTCGTCCAGGTTGGGTTGGATTATTCCAAAAGTGTTATGGTCGTCACAGAAAAGCCGGACAAGATTGCTGAGGATATTATCCATCTCGTCGGCAGAGGCGTAACGTATCTTCAAGCTGAAGGGGCTTATTCGCGCTTTCAAAAGAGAGTGGTCTACAGTATCGTAAATAGAGCACAGTTGACCCAGGTCAAAGAAATCGTCCACAAATATGACCCGGATGCTTTTGTGGCCATCGGCGATGTTTCCGAAGTCGTTGGCGAAGGGTTCCAAAGTTGGAAAGGGCATTAATAGATCGATTCGTACATCCCGTTTTCGAATAAAGGTAGATATTAGTTTACTCGGGTTAGTCTCCATAATGGATGGCCGCTTTCGGCTGTTGTGCCATCCGTGGCACGTCGCTCCTTGCCATCCATGGCATCGCGACATTAGGCCATCCGTGGCCGTCAAAAAGTCGCGCTGCGCAATCCATGCTCCGCTTGGCGCCGGCCATCCATTACGGAGACCTAGTCTGGAGTCATGGAAGTGTCTTTTGGAGCTAGCATCAATTTCGGATCGTTATTCTAGTAAAACGTTCTTAAAATAGCCCGCTCAAATAATGGGCTACATTATTGCACGCAGACTAGCCCTGGCATAATAGCCTTTTAATATAAAGGGGGTTATGTCGACAGAATTAGTGAGTAAATTGAGAACGCGATACAAGTGCTCATTACAGGCTCGAACCAGGCGGCCAGCTCTCCTGGGCATTGCTAAGCAGCTTGCCGACCGTCACAATTTCATAGTTCTTCTCTTTGAGCATTTTCAAAACAGTGGGGAGTGCCTCGGGCGTATCCGGCGCGGAATCAGAAGCGTGGAAGAGGATAATGTCGCCGGGGGAGGCTCCTTTATTTTTGGAGCGTCCGTTCATCACATAATTGATGATTGCGTCGGCTCCGGGCCTTTTCCAGTCCAGGGAGTCTACACTCCATTGGATGACTTTGTAGCCTCTCTTGTTTGCAACCGAGATGACCTGGTTGTCATAAGCCCCGTTCGGAGCGCGCAGCAGAGTAATTTTTTGGCCGCTTAAACGTTCCAGGACTTCTTTGGAAGTATCGAGCTCTTTCATGAGAATATCAGCTGTCATGGTGTTTAAATCAACATGACGCCGCCCGTGGGAGCCAATTTCGTGGCCGTCTGCGGCAATTTGCTTGACTAACTCTGATTTTATTTCAGCCCATGGAGATGAAAGAAAGAAAGTGGCCTTGATATTTTCTTTTTTTAGGATATCCAAAATCGGCTGCACATTTTCTTCGCCCCAGCTGATATCAAAAGTAAGCGCAACCTGCTTCGTTTCGGTCTTGACGGAGTAAATCGGCTTTAAATTTCCGGTAATAACGGATATAGCTTGCTCTTTGTTTACGGCCAAAACCGCAATTAGCATCAGCATCACGATCCCCACCGCCAACTTTTTCCTGTTCACCACAAAGACGTTCATTGTTTATCCCCCCTTAGAACCATGCT
Protein-coding regions in this window:
- a CDS encoding YitT family protein, yielding MNLKKIPWHFFKRFFGIIIGTVIVAVSINTLILPNQIADGGVTGIAILLHYLFQWNISILVALLNIPLFILGYKSVGRQLFYWSILGVGTLSAALKFTDVLSPITTDTLLASIFGGVVSGIGMGIIFRCRGSLGGTDILAIVLNKRIQFSVGQIILILDAVVFIGAALIFSPEMAMYAMIYMFIATKVIDLVQVGLDYSKSVMVVTEKPDKIAEDIIHLVGRGVTYLQAEGAYSRFQKRVVYSIVNRAQLTQVKEIVHKYDPDAFVAIGDVSEVVGEGFQSWKGH
- the pdaB gene encoding polysaccharide deacetylase family sporulation protein PdaB; its protein translation is MNVFVVNRKKLAVGIVMLMLIAVLAVNKEQAISVITGNLKPIYSVKTETKQVALTFDISWGEENVQPILDILKKENIKATFFLSSPWAEIKSELVKQIAADGHEIGSHGRRHVDLNTMTADILMKELDTSKEVLERLSGQKITLLRAPNGAYDNQVISVANKRGYKVIQWSVDSLDWKRPGADAIINYVMNGRSKNKGASPGDIILFHASDSAPDTPEALPTVLKMLKEKNYEIVTVGKLLSNAQESWPPGSSL